Proteins encoded by one window of Streptomyces uncialis:
- a CDS encoding chitinase, protein MDRTRPRVRPPVRGFRPRLLAVLAATALAVLPGLTITSSVARAADADLARNGGFETGLDGWNCSAGSGATVTTPVRTGTSALRATPSGGDNARCSQTVTVKPDSVYTLSGFVRGSYVYLGVTGTGTPNGDGFNWTQSAADWQRLSTTFRTGAGTNRVTLYTHGWYGTAAYHADDISLVGPSVDPGQPPAVPTGLRTGTIGATSVPLTWNPVANATSYSVYQGGVKVQTVTGTSTTISGLRPVTDYSFQVTAANDAGESARSAAVPARTTEGGGGGDGGLPPKALVGYLHASFANGSGYTRMADVPDSWDVIQLAFGEPTSVTSGDIRFNRCPVTECPNVESDAEFKAAIKAKQAAGKKVLISIGGQNGQVQLNSTGARDAFVTSVSRIIDEYGLDGLDIDFEGHSLSLNAGDTDFKNPTTPVIVNLIDALKTLKAKYGNKFVLTMAPETFFVQMGYQFYGRGQWGGQDPRCGAYLPVIHALRDDLSLLHVQDYNSGPIMGLDNQYHTMGGADFHIAMTDMLLTGFPVAGNTANVFPALRPEQVAIGMPASVNAGNGHVSSAEVNKALDCLTKNTNCGSYRTHGTWPALRGLMTWSINWDRHNNWQFSRNFDTYFPAV, encoded by the coding sequence GTGGATCGCACCAGACCGCGCGTACGTCCCCCCGTCCGCGGATTCCGTCCCAGACTTCTCGCCGTGCTGGCGGCCACAGCGCTGGCCGTACTGCCCGGCCTCACCATCACGTCATCGGTCGCCCGTGCGGCCGATGCCGACCTCGCCCGCAACGGAGGCTTTGAAACCGGCCTCGACGGCTGGAACTGTTCCGCGGGCAGCGGAGCCACCGTCACCACACCCGTGCGCACCGGCACGTCCGCGCTGCGCGCGACCCCCTCGGGCGGCGACAACGCGCGCTGCTCCCAGACCGTCACCGTCAAGCCCGACTCGGTGTACACCCTCAGCGGATTCGTCCGGGGCAGCTACGTCTACCTCGGCGTCACCGGTACGGGCACACCCAACGGCGACGGGTTCAACTGGACCCAGTCCGCCGCCGACTGGCAGCGCCTCAGCACCACCTTCCGCACCGGCGCGGGCACCAACCGGGTCACCCTCTACACCCACGGCTGGTACGGCACGGCCGCCTACCACGCCGACGACATCTCCCTGGTCGGCCCGTCCGTCGACCCCGGCCAGCCGCCGGCCGTCCCCACCGGCCTGCGCACCGGCACCATCGGCGCCACCAGCGTCCCGCTGACCTGGAACCCGGTCGCGAACGCCACCAGCTACTCGGTCTACCAGGGCGGCGTCAAGGTCCAGACCGTCACCGGCACCTCCACCACCATCAGCGGACTGCGGCCCGTCACGGACTACAGCTTCCAGGTGACCGCGGCCAACGACGCGGGGGAGTCCGCCAGATCGGCGGCCGTGCCCGCCCGGACCACCGAGGGCGGCGGAGGGGGCGACGGCGGTCTCCCCCCGAAGGCCCTCGTCGGCTATCTGCACGCCAGCTTCGCCAACGGCTCCGGCTACACCCGGATGGCCGACGTCCCTGACAGCTGGGACGTCATCCAGCTCGCCTTCGGTGAGCCGACCTCCGTCACCTCCGGCGACATCCGCTTCAACCGCTGCCCGGTGACCGAGTGCCCGAACGTCGAGAGCGATGCCGAGTTCAAGGCCGCCATCAAGGCCAAGCAGGCCGCGGGCAAGAAGGTCCTGATCTCCATCGGCGGCCAGAACGGCCAGGTCCAGCTGAACTCCACCGGCGCCCGGGACGCGTTCGTCACCTCCGTCTCCCGGATCATCGACGAGTACGGCCTCGACGGACTCGACATCGACTTCGAGGGCCACTCCCTGTCCCTGAACGCCGGTGACACCGACTTCAAGAACCCGACGACCCCGGTGATCGTCAACCTGATCGACGCCCTCAAGACCCTGAAGGCCAAGTACGGCAACAAGTTCGTGCTGACGATGGCCCCCGAGACGTTCTTCGTCCAGATGGGCTACCAGTTCTACGGCCGGGGCCAGTGGGGCGGCCAGGACCCGCGCTGCGGCGCCTATCTGCCGGTCATCCACGCCCTGCGGGACGACCTCAGCCTGCTGCACGTCCAGGACTACAACTCCGGCCCGATCATGGGCCTCGACAACCAGTACCACACCATGGGCGGCGCGGACTTCCACATCGCCATGACCGACATGCTGCTCACCGGGTTCCCCGTCGCGGGCAACACCGCCAACGTCTTCCCGGCGCTGCGCCCCGAGCAGGTCGCCATCGGGATGCCCGCCTCCGTCAACGCCGGCAACGGCCATGTCTCCAGCGCCGAGGTCAACAAGGCCCTCGACTGCCTCACCAAGAACACCAACTGCGGGTCCTACCGGACCCACGGCACCTGGCCCGCCCTGCGCGGACTGATGACCTGGTCCATCAACTGGGACCGCCACAACAACTGGCAGTTCTCCCGCAACTTCGACACGTACTTCCCGGCCGTGTGA
- a CDS encoding NAD(P)/FAD-dependent oxidoreductase: MAPSAMTRWTTSLADARPVPFWLDDPGRPPAEPALTGTEHCDLLVVGGGYSGLWTALLAKERDPDRDVVLVEGRSVGWAASGRNGGFCAASLTHGLDNGLARWPGEIGRLEKLGVQNLDAIEAAVARYGIDCDFERTGELDVATEPYQADEMRAWYQDMRRRGLADGREFLDEDAVRGEVDSPLFRAGVWDRDGVAMLNPARLAWGLKRACVSLGVRVYEHTPALTLLARGAGMAVRTPYGRIFARRVALGTNVFPSLVKRVRPYTVPVYDYALMTQPLTEAQLASVGWANRQGLGDSANQFHYFRLSADRRVLWGGYDAVYPYGGRLSAEHDDRPETYAKLAAHFFRYFPQLEGVRFSHAWGGAIDTCSRFSAFFGTAHGGRVAYAAGYTGLGVGATRFGGEVMLDLLAGERTERTELEMVRRKPLPFPPEPFAWTGIALTKWSLARADANEGHRNLWLRTMDRLGLGFDS, from the coding sequence ATGGCCCCGAGTGCCATGACCCGCTGGACCACGTCCCTCGCCGACGCGCGGCCCGTCCCCTTCTGGCTGGACGACCCCGGCAGGCCCCCCGCCGAGCCCGCGCTCACCGGTACCGAGCACTGCGATCTGCTGGTGGTCGGCGGCGGCTACAGCGGACTGTGGACCGCGCTGCTCGCCAAGGAACGCGACCCGGACCGGGACGTGGTGCTCGTCGAGGGCCGTTCGGTGGGCTGGGCCGCCTCCGGCCGCAACGGCGGCTTCTGCGCCGCCTCGCTCACCCACGGGCTGGACAACGGTCTGGCGCGCTGGCCCGGCGAGATCGGCCGGCTGGAGAAGCTGGGTGTCCAGAACCTCGACGCGATCGAGGCGGCGGTCGCCCGCTACGGCATCGACTGCGACTTCGAGCGGACCGGCGAGCTGGACGTGGCGACCGAGCCGTACCAGGCCGACGAGATGCGCGCCTGGTACCAGGACATGCGCCGCCGGGGTCTCGCGGACGGCCGGGAGTTCCTGGACGAGGACGCCGTGCGCGGCGAGGTCGACTCACCGCTGTTCCGCGCGGGTGTCTGGGACCGGGACGGGGTGGCGATGCTGAACCCGGCCCGGCTCGCCTGGGGCCTCAAACGCGCCTGTGTGTCGCTGGGCGTCCGGGTGTACGAGCACACCCCCGCCCTGACCCTGCTCGCCCGGGGCGCGGGCATGGCGGTGCGCACCCCGTACGGCAGGATCTTCGCGCGGCGGGTCGCGCTCGGCACCAATGTGTTCCCGTCGCTGGTCAAGCGGGTGCGCCCGTACACGGTCCCGGTGTACGACTACGCGCTGATGACCCAGCCGCTGACCGAGGCGCAGCTGGCGTCCGTCGGCTGGGCCAACCGCCAGGGACTCGGGGACAGCGCCAACCAGTTCCACTACTTCCGGCTCTCCGCCGACCGGCGGGTGCTGTGGGGCGGGTACGACGCGGTGTACCCGTACGGCGGGCGGCTGAGCGCCGAGCACGACGACCGGCCCGAGACGTACGCGAAGCTCGCCGCGCACTTCTTCCGGTATTTCCCGCAGCTCGAAGGGGTCCGTTTCAGCCATGCGTGGGGCGGGGCGATCGACACCTGTTCACGGTTCTCGGCGTTCTTCGGCACCGCCCACGGCGGCCGGGTCGCCTATGCCGCCGGGTACACCGGGCTGGGCGTAGGCGCCACCCGCTTCGGCGGCGAGGTGATGCTGGACCTGCTCGCGGGGGAGCGGACCGAGCGCACGGAGCTGGAGATGGTCCGCAGGAAGCCGCTGCCGTTCCCGCCCGAACCGTTCGCGTGGACGGGGATCGCGCTCACCAAGTGGTCCCTCGCCCGTGCCGACGCCAACGAGGGGCACCGCAATCTGTGGCTGCGCACGATGGACCGGCTGGGGCTCGGGTTCGACAGCTAG
- the gabT gene encoding 4-aminobutyrate--2-oxoglutarate transaminase: MTALPQERRVVTAIPGPKSLELQARRTAVVAAGVGSTLPVFTARAGGGIIEDVDGNRLIDFGSGIAVTSVGASAEAVVRRATAQLADFTHTCFMVTPYEGYVAVAEALAELTPGDHAKKSALFNSGAEAVENAVKIARAYTKRQAVVVFDHGYHGRTNLTMALTAKNMPYKHGFGPFAPEVYRVPVAYAYRWPTGPENAGAEAAAEAIDRIVKQIGADNVAAIIIEPVLGEGGFIEPAKGFLPAISEFATENGIVFVADEIQSGFCRTGQWFACEDEGIVPDLITTAKGIAGGLPLAAVTGRAEIMDAPHAGGLGGTYGGNPVACAGALGAIETMKELDLNARAKRIEELMKARLVAMAEKFDIIGDIRGRGAMIAIELVKDRTTKEPNAEAAGALAKACHAEGLLVLTCGTYGNVLRFLPPLVIGEDLLHEGLDILEGAFTRI; the protein is encoded by the coding sequence ATGACCGCACTGCCGCAGGAGCGCCGCGTCGTCACCGCCATCCCCGGCCCGAAGTCCCTGGAACTCCAGGCCCGGCGCACCGCCGTGGTCGCGGCGGGTGTGGGCTCCACGCTGCCGGTGTTCACGGCCCGCGCGGGCGGCGGCATCATCGAGGACGTGGACGGCAACCGGCTGATCGACTTCGGTTCCGGTATCGCCGTGACCAGCGTCGGCGCGTCCGCCGAAGCGGTCGTACGCCGTGCCACCGCGCAGCTCGCCGACTTCACCCACACCTGTTTCATGGTCACGCCGTACGAGGGTTACGTGGCTGTCGCCGAGGCGCTGGCGGAGCTGACCCCGGGCGACCACGCGAAGAAGTCGGCGCTGTTCAACTCGGGTGCCGAGGCCGTCGAGAACGCCGTGAAGATCGCCCGCGCGTACACCAAGCGGCAGGCGGTCGTGGTGTTCGACCACGGGTACCACGGCCGGACCAATCTGACGATGGCGCTGACGGCGAAGAACATGCCGTACAAGCACGGCTTCGGTCCGTTCGCGCCCGAGGTGTACCGGGTGCCGGTGGCGTACGCGTACCGCTGGCCGACCGGTCCGGAGAACGCCGGCGCGGAGGCGGCCGCCGAGGCGATCGACCGGATCGTCAAGCAGATCGGCGCGGACAACGTCGCCGCGATCATCATCGAGCCGGTGCTCGGCGAGGGCGGCTTCATCGAGCCCGCGAAGGGCTTCCTCCCGGCGATCAGCGAGTTCGCCACCGAGAACGGCATCGTGTTCGTGGCGGACGAGATCCAGTCCGGGTTCTGCCGCACGGGCCAGTGGTTCGCGTGCGAGGACGAGGGCATCGTCCCGGACCTGATCACCACGGCCAAGGGCATCGCGGGCGGGCTGCCGCTGGCCGCCGTCACGGGCCGCGCCGAGATCATGGACGCCCCGCACGCGGGCGGCCTCGGCGGCACCTACGGGGGCAACCCGGTGGCGTGCGCGGGCGCGCTGGGCGCGATCGAGACGATGAAGGAGCTGGACCTCAACGCGCGCGCCAAGCGCATCGAGGAGCTCATGAAGGCCCGGCTCGTCGCGATGGCGGAGAAGTTCGACATCATCGGTGACATCCGCGGACGCGGCGCGATGATCGCGATCGAGCTGGTCAAGGACCGTACGACCAAGGAGCCGAACGCCGAGGCGGCGGGCGCGCTCGCCAAGGCGTGCCACGCGGAGGGCCTGCTGGTGCTCACCTGCGGTACGTACGGCAACGTCCTGCGGTTCCTGCCGCCGCTGGTGATCGGCGAGGACCTGCTGCACGAGGGCCTCGACATCCTTGAGGGCGCCTTCACCCGGATCTGA
- a CDS encoding phosphatase PAP2 family protein, producing MLCALVLVCVTWQVAAGGPLLRADVRAAGVLRTSAMPDGPAELLADLGNVPVALPVLAVAAGYAAWRARRARIARWWAGPAAAALLLLVTLLLVVAMKALIGRPGPPGPVGGTGFYPSGHAATSAAAYGAAVLLLLPWTRGRTARRGLVTGCLLVVVGTGYGLVRRGYHWPLDVLGSWSLCGALLVLFALCVPGSGGRTGRRDTDGPPDPPVG from the coding sequence GTGCTGTGCGCGCTGGTCCTCGTGTGCGTCACCTGGCAGGTCGCCGCCGGTGGTCCGCTGCTGAGGGCCGATGTCCGCGCCGCCGGAGTGCTGCGGACCTCCGCGATGCCGGACGGCCCCGCCGAACTCCTGGCCGACCTCGGCAATGTCCCCGTGGCGCTCCCCGTCCTCGCCGTCGCCGCCGGATACGCGGCCTGGCGGGCCCGGCGGGCCCGGATCGCCCGCTGGTGGGCCGGACCGGCCGCCGCCGCACTGCTGCTCCTGGTGACTCTGCTGCTGGTGGTGGCGATGAAGGCGCTGATCGGCCGTCCGGGGCCACCGGGACCGGTCGGCGGTACGGGGTTCTACCCGTCGGGTCATGCCGCGACCTCCGCCGCCGCGTACGGCGCGGCCGTCCTTCTGCTGCTGCCCTGGACGCGCGGCCGGACCGCGCGGCGGGGGCTCGTCACGGGCTGTCTGCTGGTCGTGGTGGGCACGGGGTACGGGCTGGTGCGCCGGGGCTACCACTGGCCGCTGGACGTGCTCGGAAGCTGGAGTCTGTGCGGGGCGCTGCTGGTGCTGTTCGCGCTGTGCGTGCCCGGCTCCGGCGGGCGCACCGGGCGGCGGGACACGGACGGGCCGCCGGACCCCCCGGTGGGCTGA
- a CDS encoding ABC transporter ATP-binding protein gives MTTEHGGDVRLTGISKTYGSFTAVHPLDLTVPHGSFFALLGASGCGKTTTLRMIAGLEEPTSGTVFLGEQDVTALPPYKRPVNTVFQSYALFPHLDIFENVAFGLRRRGIRSVKKQVEEMLDLVQLGDFARRKPHQLSGGQQQRVAVARALINHPKVLLLDEPLGALDLKLRRQMQLELKRIQTEVGITFVHVTHDQEEAMTMADTVAVMNKGRVEQLGAPADLYENPRTTFVANFLGTSNLIEATVDSRSGEELVLTVADSRLVLPAARCSAPTGGGGKVLAGVRPEKMSLTHADDADAIPGGRNRVPGTITASSFIGVSTQYLVDSPVHPELEVYVQNVERDDRLVPGTPVVLHWNPGHTFGLDAAQDIDAGVESVEEAA, from the coding sequence ATGACGACCGAACACGGCGGCGATGTCCGCCTCACCGGGATCAGCAAGACGTACGGCTCCTTCACCGCCGTCCATCCGCTCGACCTGACCGTGCCGCACGGCTCGTTCTTCGCGCTGCTCGGCGCCTCCGGCTGCGGCAAGACCACCACCCTGCGGATGATCGCGGGACTGGAGGAGCCCACCTCCGGCACGGTGTTCCTCGGTGAGCAGGACGTGACGGCGCTGCCGCCGTACAAACGGCCCGTCAACACCGTCTTCCAGTCGTACGCGCTCTTCCCGCACCTCGACATCTTCGAGAACGTCGCCTTCGGACTGCGCAGGCGCGGCATCAGGTCGGTCAAGAAGCAGGTCGAGGAGATGCTCGACCTGGTGCAGCTCGGTGACTTCGCGCGCCGCAAACCGCACCAGCTCTCCGGCGGCCAGCAGCAGCGGGTGGCCGTCGCCCGCGCGCTGATCAACCACCCCAAGGTGCTGCTCCTCGACGAGCCGCTGGGCGCCCTGGACCTCAAGCTGCGCCGCCAGATGCAGCTCGAACTCAAGCGCATCCAGACCGAGGTCGGCATCACGTTCGTCCATGTCACCCACGACCAGGAGGAGGCCATGACGATGGCCGACACGGTCGCGGTGATGAACAAGGGCCGGGTCGAACAGCTCGGGGCGCCCGCCGACCTCTACGAGAACCCGCGCACCACGTTCGTCGCGAACTTCCTCGGTACCTCCAACCTCATCGAGGCGACCGTGGACAGCCGCTCCGGCGAGGAACTGGTGCTCACCGTCGCGGACAGCAGGCTGGTGCTCCCGGCGGCCCGCTGCTCGGCGCCGACCGGCGGCGGGGGCAAGGTCCTGGCCGGGGTCCGGCCGGAGAAGATGTCCCTCACCCACGCGGACGACGCCGACGCGATACCCGGCGGCCGCAACCGGGTACCCGGGACGATCACCGCGAGCAGCTTCATCGGGGTGTCCACCCAGTACCTCGTGGACAGCCCCGTTCACCCGGAGCTGGAGGTGTACGTCCAGAACGTCGAGCGTGACGACCGGCTGGTCCCGGGCACCCCGGTCGTCCTGCACTGGAACCCGGGCCACACCTTCGGCCTCGACGCGGCCCAGGACATCGACGCGGGTGTCGAGTCGGTGGAGGAGGCCGCATGA
- a CDS encoding ABC transporter substrate-binding protein has translation MSSEPETLSPAQKAAMRRSFQGGRGALSRRTLLRASTGGALAAGGALALTGCGIPPAGRTETVSSQDHSDKEKRVTFSNWTEYMDVDDSGKRRPTLDAFRERTGITVKYTEDINDNVEFFGKVKPQLAAGQDTGRDLINVTDWLAARLIRFGWVQKLDASNLPHAYANLSQQFRSPDWDPGRAYSYPWTGIPAVIAYNRKALDGLEVRSLSDLLDEPKLKGRVSLLSEMRDTMGLALLDMGKDPGKVTDDDFDAAIARVQKAVDKGQVRRFTGNDYTSDLSKGDIAACVAWAGDVVQLQADNPDIDFVVPDSGYMIASDNLLIPNKARHKRNAERLIDYYYEPGPAARLAAYINYVCPVDGVRAELAKIDPGAAENPLIIPDKEMASKSHSFRSLSSKEETAYEEKFAKLSGA, from the coding sequence ATGAGTTCCGAGCCCGAGACCTTGTCCCCGGCGCAGAAGGCCGCCATGCGGCGCAGTTTCCAGGGCGGCAGGGGCGCGCTCTCCCGCCGCACCCTGCTGCGCGCCTCCACGGGCGGCGCGCTCGCCGCCGGGGGCGCCCTGGCCCTCACCGGCTGCGGCATCCCCCCGGCCGGCAGGACGGAGACGGTGTCGTCGCAGGACCACTCGGACAAGGAGAAGCGGGTCACCTTCTCCAACTGGACCGAGTACATGGACGTGGACGACAGCGGCAAACGCCGCCCGACCCTGGACGCCTTCCGCGAGCGCACCGGGATCACCGTCAAGTACACCGAGGACATCAACGACAACGTCGAGTTCTTCGGGAAGGTCAAACCGCAGCTCGCCGCAGGTCAGGACACCGGCCGGGACCTGATCAACGTCACCGACTGGCTCGCCGCGCGCCTCATACGCTTCGGCTGGGTCCAGAAACTGGACGCGTCGAACCTCCCGCACGCGTACGCCAATCTGTCGCAGCAGTTCCGCAGCCCCGACTGGGACCCCGGGCGGGCGTACTCGTACCCCTGGACGGGCATCCCGGCGGTCATCGCCTACAACCGCAAGGCCCTCGACGGGCTGGAGGTCCGCTCGCTGTCCGACCTGCTGGACGAGCCGAAGCTCAAGGGCCGCGTCTCGCTGCTCTCCGAGATGCGGGACACCATGGGGCTCGCCCTGCTCGACATGGGCAAGGACCCCGGCAAGGTCACCGACGACGACTTCGACGCGGCGATCGCCCGGGTGCAGAAGGCCGTCGACAAGGGACAGGTCCGCCGCTTCACCGGCAACGACTACACCTCCGACCTGTCCAAGGGCGACATCGCCGCCTGTGTCGCCTGGGCCGGGGACGTAGTCCAGCTCCAGGCCGACAACCCGGACATCGACTTCGTCGTCCCGGACAGCGGCTACATGATCGCCTCCGACAATCTGCTGATCCCCAACAAGGCCCGCCACAAGCGCAACGCCGAACGGCTCATCGACTACTACTACGAGCCCGGCCCCGCCGCCCGGCTCGCCGCGTACATCAACTACGTGTGCCCCGTCGACGGGGTCAGGGCGGAACTGGCGAAGATCGACCCCGGGGCGGCGGAGAACCCGCTGATCATCCCCGACAAGGAGATGGCGTCGAAGTCGCACTCCTTCCGTTCCCTCAGCTCCAAGGAGGAGACGGCGTACGAGGAGAAGTTCGCCAAGCTGTCCGGCGCCTGA
- a CDS encoding ABC transporter permease, whose translation MAVLRWIRRNLVVIAGLLTLGYLLLPNVVVTVFSFNKPKGRFNYEWQNFSTDAWRDPCGVADLCGSLSLSLRIAAFATIGATVLGVMIAFALVRYRFRARGAVSSLIFLPMAMPEVVMAASLLTLFLNMGAELGFWTVLIAHIMFCLSFVVTAVKARVMSMDPRLEQAAQDLYAGPVQTFLRVTLPIAAPGIAAGALLAFALSFDDFIITNFNAGSTVTFPMFVWGSAQRGTPVQINVIGTAMFLIAVLFVLISMVIGNRRRKRHA comes from the coding sequence ATGGCCGTTCTGCGCTGGATTCGCCGAAATCTCGTCGTCATCGCCGGTCTGCTGACCCTCGGATATCTGCTGCTGCCGAATGTCGTTGTCACGGTGTTCTCCTTCAACAAACCGAAGGGCCGCTTCAACTACGAGTGGCAGAACTTCTCCACCGACGCCTGGCGGGACCCGTGCGGCGTCGCCGATCTGTGCGGTTCGCTCTCGCTCAGTCTGCGGATCGCCGCCTTCGCCACCATCGGGGCCACGGTCCTCGGGGTGATGATCGCGTTCGCCCTGGTCAGATATCGTTTCCGGGCCCGGGGAGCGGTCAGTTCGCTGATCTTCCTGCCGATGGCCATGCCCGAGGTCGTGATGGCCGCCTCGCTGCTGACGCTGTTCCTCAACATGGGCGCGGAACTCGGTTTCTGGACGGTGCTGATCGCGCACATCATGTTCTGTCTGAGTTTTGTGGTGACCGCCGTCAAGGCGCGGGTCATGTCGATGGACCCCCGTCTGGAACAGGCCGCCCAGGACCTCTACGCGGGCCCCGTCCAGACATTTCTCCGGGTGACCCTGCCGATCGCGGCGCCCGGGATCGCGGCGGGCGCGCTGCTCGCCTTCGCCCTGTCCTTCGACGATTTCATCATCACCAATTTCAACGCGGGTTCCACCGTCACGTTCCCCATGTTCGTCTGGGGTTCGGCGCAGCGCGGAACACCCGTTCAGATCAATGTCATCGGTACGGCCATGTTCCTGATCGCCGTACTGTTCGTGCTGATCAGCATGGTGATCGGGAACCGCCGCAGAAAGCGTCACGCATAA
- a CDS encoding ABC transporter permease, with product MSTVTDAPGAPADTAPGPAARPPRRRGRLTPYWLLLPGILWLLVFFALPLVYQASTSVQTGSLEEGFEVTWHFATYWEALTDYWPQFLRSVLYAGSATVLCLLLGYPLAYLIAFRAGRWRNVVLVLVIAPFFTSFLIRTLAWKTILADSGPLVELLNTLHILDVTSWLGMTDGERVLATPLAVICGLTYNFLPFMILPLYTSLERIDGRLHEASGDLYARPFTTFRKVTLPLSMPGVVSGTLLTFIPASGDYVNADLLGSTDTRMIGNVIQTQFLRVLDYPTAAALSFIVMAAILVIVTLYIRKSGTEDLV from the coding sequence ATGAGTACGGTCACCGACGCCCCCGGGGCGCCGGCGGACACGGCCCCCGGGCCGGCGGCCCGCCCGCCGCGCAGACGCGGCAGACTCACCCCCTACTGGCTGCTGCTGCCGGGCATCCTGTGGCTGCTGGTGTTCTTCGCCCTGCCGCTGGTCTACCAGGCGTCCACCTCCGTACAGACCGGGTCCCTGGAGGAGGGCTTCGAGGTCACCTGGCACTTCGCCACGTACTGGGAGGCGCTCACCGACTACTGGCCGCAGTTCCTGCGCTCGGTGCTCTACGCCGGGTCCGCGACCGTGCTGTGCCTGCTGCTCGGCTATCCGCTGGCGTATCTGATCGCGTTCCGCGCGGGACGCTGGCGCAATGTCGTCCTCGTCCTGGTCATCGCGCCGTTCTTCACCAGCTTCCTGATCCGCACCCTGGCCTGGAAGACGATCCTCGCCGACAGCGGACCGCTGGTCGAACTCCTCAACACCCTGCACATCCTGGATGTGACCAGCTGGCTCGGGATGACCGACGGGGAGCGCGTCCTCGCGACCCCGCTCGCGGTGATCTGCGGACTCACCTACAACTTCCTGCCGTTCATGATCCTGCCGCTGTACACCTCGCTGGAGCGCATCGACGGACGGCTCCACGAAGCCTCCGGCGATCTCTACGCCCGGCCCTTCACCACCTTCCGCAAGGTGACCCTGCCGCTGTCGATGCCGGGTGTGGTCTCCGGGACGCTGCTCACCTTCATTCCCGCCTCCGGTGACTATGTGAACGCCGATCTCCTCGGTTCCACCGACACCCGAATGATCGGCAATGTCATCCAGACGCAGTTCCTGAGGGTTCTCGACTATCCGACGGCCGCCGCGCTGTCGTTCATCGTGATGGCCGCGATCCTCGTCATCGTCACGCTGTACATCCGCAAGTCCGGGACGGAGGATCTGGTCTGA